In one Modestobacter sp. L9-4 genomic region, the following are encoded:
- a CDS encoding response regulator transcription factor, whose protein sequence is MTDNQIRVVLVDDQQLVRAGFRMVIDSQPDLTVVGEAGDGAAAVELLRRTPADVVLMDVRMPGMDGIAATEQVTALPEPPRVVVLTTFDLDEYVVAAIGAGASGFLLKDAPPEEMLAAVRTVHSGDSVIAASSTRRLLQHVAPILRGAGGAADSAPADASALAELTPREKEVLVQMAYGASNTEIAAQLFVSEATVKTHVGRVLFKTGSRDRVQAVVLAYRTGLVAPADLLRNA, encoded by the coding sequence ATGACCGACAACCAGATCCGCGTGGTCCTCGTCGACGACCAGCAGCTGGTCCGCGCCGGCTTCCGCATGGTGATCGACTCCCAGCCCGACCTCACCGTCGTCGGCGAGGCGGGGGACGGCGCCGCGGCGGTGGAGCTGCTGCGCCGCACGCCGGCCGACGTCGTCCTGATGGACGTGCGGATGCCCGGGATGGACGGCATCGCCGCCACCGAGCAGGTGACCGCGCTGCCCGAGCCGCCGCGGGTCGTGGTGCTGACCACCTTCGACCTCGACGAGTACGTGGTGGCCGCGATCGGCGCCGGGGCCAGCGGCTTCCTGCTCAAGGACGCCCCGCCGGAGGAGATGCTGGCCGCGGTGCGCACCGTGCACTCCGGCGACTCGGTGATCGCGGCCAGCTCCACCCGGCGGCTGCTGCAGCACGTCGCACCGATCCTGCGGGGCGCGGGCGGTGCCGCCGACAGCGCGCCGGCCGACGCCTCGGCGCTGGCGGAGCTGACGCCACGGGAGAAGGAGGTGCTGGTGCAGATGGCCTACGGCGCCTCCAACACCGAGATCGCCGCGCAGCTGTTCGTCAGCGAGGCGACGGTGAAGACCCACGTCGGGCGGGTGCTGTTCAAGACCGGCTCGCGGGACCGGGTGCAGGCCGTCGTCCTGGCCTACCGCACCGGCCTCGTCGCCCCCGCCGACCTGCTGCGCAACGCCTAG
- a CDS encoding sensor histidine kinase has translation MDRRLLEPAATRRQHDQRVDVAIAATVGVACVLLQFGAVNGGWATGLLLTVVLSGALAWRRSEPVAAAAAVVAACLIELVVLRHEFLPANVAAPVMVHALAAYGPPWAGRAGLVVGLLGAALAATVFFGSYSADGLALALVALMVIGGIVVASWSAGRWRRRAETRDPDVPWTPTEPLLERTARWLREHPFGVDATLAGLGVLGLVLAPASGYEPAGRAVLIGLLLVVPLAWRRRRPVRAATVVVAACLVELVVLPADFLPANVAAPVVVYSLAAYAPRWASRAGLALGLVGALLAAVTVASYSRGVDFLAASIGIGVLVVAAWALGDLRRARLQQVAGLEERARLLELEREQEMQLAASTERARIAREMHDVVAHSLSVVIAQADGGRYAGQADPVAATAALEQISSTGRQALAEMRKLLGVLREGDGQEFAPQPDVAAIDQLVADVRSSGLDVDLVVEGAPQPMPAGPQLAAYRIVQESLTNVLKHAGPAGRAEVRLHWGRDALELSVTDDGRGAAAVVEADGQGHGLLGMRERAQLHGGRLTAGPRTGGGFGVEAVLPYRASR, from the coding sequence GTGGACCGCCGGCTGCTCGAACCCGCGGCGACGCGGCGGCAGCACGACCAGCGCGTCGACGTCGCGATCGCCGCCACGGTCGGGGTGGCGTGCGTCCTGCTCCAGTTCGGGGCGGTCAACGGCGGCTGGGCGACCGGCCTGCTGCTGACCGTCGTGCTCAGCGGGGCGCTGGCCTGGCGGCGCAGCGAGCCGGTGGCGGCGGCGGCGGCCGTGGTGGCGGCCTGCCTGATCGAGCTGGTGGTCCTGCGGCACGAGTTCCTGCCGGCCAACGTCGCCGCGCCGGTGATGGTCCACGCGCTGGCCGCGTACGGCCCGCCGTGGGCCGGCCGCGCCGGGCTCGTGGTCGGTCTGCTGGGCGCCGCCCTCGCCGCCACGGTGTTCTTCGGGTCGTACTCGGCCGACGGCCTCGCGCTGGCGCTGGTGGCGCTGATGGTCATCGGCGGCATCGTCGTCGCGTCCTGGAGCGCGGGCCGCTGGCGCCGCCGGGCGGAGACCCGGGACCCCGACGTCCCGTGGACACCGACCGAACCGCTGCTGGAACGGACCGCCCGCTGGTTGCGCGAGCACCCGTTCGGGGTCGACGCCACGCTCGCCGGGCTGGGCGTGCTCGGCCTGGTGCTCGCCCCGGCGTCCGGGTACGAGCCCGCCGGACGGGCGGTCCTCATCGGTCTGCTGCTGGTGGTCCCGCTGGCCTGGCGCCGGCGCCGGCCCGTCCGCGCGGCGACCGTGGTCGTGGCCGCCTGCCTGGTGGAGCTGGTCGTCCTCCCCGCCGACTTCCTGCCCGCCAACGTGGCCGCCCCGGTGGTGGTCTACTCGCTGGCCGCCTACGCGCCGCGGTGGGCCAGCCGGGCCGGGCTGGCGCTGGGCCTCGTCGGCGCGCTGCTGGCCGCCGTCACCGTCGCCTCGTACTCCCGCGGGGTCGACTTCCTCGCCGCCTCGATCGGCATCGGCGTCCTGGTGGTCGCCGCCTGGGCGCTGGGCGACCTGCGCCGGGCCCGGCTGCAGCAGGTGGCCGGACTGGAGGAGCGCGCCCGGCTGCTGGAGCTGGAACGGGAGCAGGAGATGCAGCTGGCCGCCTCGACCGAGCGGGCCCGGATCGCTCGGGAGATGCACGACGTGGTCGCCCACTCCCTGTCGGTGGTCATCGCCCAGGCCGACGGCGGGCGGTACGCCGGGCAGGCCGACCCGGTGGCGGCCACTGCGGCGCTGGAGCAGATCTCCTCCACCGGCCGGCAGGCGCTGGCCGAGATGCGCAAGCTGCTCGGGGTGCTGCGCGAGGGCGACGGGCAGGAGTTCGCCCCGCAGCCCGACGTCGCCGCCATCGACCAGCTGGTCGCCGACGTCCGCTCCAGCGGCCTGGACGTCGACCTGGTGGTGGAGGGCGCGCCCCAGCCGATGCCCGCCGGCCCGCAGCTGGCCGCCTACCGCATCGTGCAGGAGTCGCTGACCAACGTGCTCAAGCACGCCGGCCCGGCCGGGCGGGCCGAGGTGCGCCTGCACTGGGGCCGGGACGCCCTCGAGCTGTCCGTGACCGACGACGGGCGGGGCGCGGCGGCGGTCGTGGAGGCCGACGGGCAGGGACACGGCCTGCTGGGCATGCGCGAGCGGGCCCAGCTGCACGGCGGGCGGCTGACCGCCGGCCCGCGGACCGGCGGGGGTTTCGGCGTCGAGGCCGTCCTGCCCTACCGTGCGTCCCGATGA
- a CDS encoding MFS transporter has translation MSTPLGPAFWRLYAASAASNLADGVNRVALPLLATTLTRDPVQVAALASLSFLPWLLFALPAGAVVDRVDRKRAMAVANAVRALALGALAATALTGTTSLPVLYAVAFAIGVAETVYDSAARAMLPQVVAREQLDRGNGLLTTAEEASQGFLGAPLGSLLFALAVAVPLLTTAGGFLLAAVLVLGIAGRHRPARADGPRTTIRRDVAEGVGWLWRHRFLRGLTLVSAATALVQSMTSGLLVLYALDELGVSDAGYGLLLTAAGVGAVLGGLGAAPLAGRIGRTATLVAGSVLSALAIIGMSATGNAVVAGVLFAASTAGVMFWNVLTMSLRQALIPEVLFGRVQGGYRTLVWGCIPLGTLAGGLLAGATSVPTVFAVSGAGLLLLSLVLWRMLTVHRDLVGTTFAADPQPAPA, from the coding sequence GTGTCCACGCCCCTCGGCCCGGCGTTCTGGCGGCTCTACGCCGCCAGCGCTGCCTCCAACCTCGCCGACGGGGTCAACCGGGTGGCGCTGCCGCTGCTGGCGACCACCCTGACCCGCGACCCGGTGCAGGTGGCCGCGCTCGCCTCGCTGTCCTTCCTGCCGTGGCTGCTGTTCGCGCTGCCGGCCGGCGCCGTCGTCGACCGGGTCGACCGCAAGCGCGCGATGGCCGTCGCCAACGCCGTCCGGGCGCTGGCCCTGGGCGCGCTGGCGGCGACCGCGCTCACCGGCACGACCTCGCTGCCGGTGCTCTACGCGGTCGCGTTCGCCATCGGCGTGGCCGAGACCGTCTACGACAGCGCCGCCCGCGCGATGCTGCCGCAGGTCGTGGCCCGCGAGCAGCTCGACCGGGGCAACGGGCTGCTGACCACCGCCGAGGAGGCCAGCCAGGGCTTCCTCGGCGCACCGCTGGGCTCGCTGCTGTTCGCCCTCGCGGTCGCCGTCCCGCTGCTCACCACCGCGGGCGGCTTCCTGCTCGCCGCCGTCCTCGTGCTGGGCATCGCCGGCCGGCACCGCCCCGCCCGCGCCGACGGCCCCCGCACCACGATCCGCCGGGACGTCGCCGAGGGGGTCGGCTGGCTGTGGCGGCACCGCTTCCTCCGCGGGCTCACGCTCGTCTCGGCGGCCACGGCCCTGGTGCAGTCGATGACCAGCGGCCTGCTCGTGCTCTACGCGCTCGACGAGCTGGGGGTCAGCGACGCCGGGTACGGGCTGCTGCTCACCGCGGCCGGCGTCGGCGCCGTCCTCGGCGGGCTCGGGGCCGCGCCGCTGGCCGGGCGGATCGGCCGCACCGCCACCCTCGTCGCCGGCTCGGTGCTCAGCGCGCTGGCGATCATCGGGATGTCGGCCACCGGCAACGCGGTCGTGGCCGGCGTCCTGTTCGCGGCCAGCACCGCGGGCGTCATGTTCTGGAACGTGCTGACCATGTCGCTGCGCCAGGCGCTCATCCCCGAGGTCCTCTTCGGCCGGGTCCAGGGCGGCTACCGCACGCTGGTCTGGGGCTGCATCCCGCTCGGGACGCTGGCCGGCGGGCTGCTCGCCGGCGCCACCAGCGTGCCCACGGTGTTCGCGGTCTCCGGCGCCGGGCTGCTGCTGCTCTCGCTGGTGCTCTGGCGGATGCTCACCGTGCACCGCGACCTGGTCGGCACCACCTTCGCCGCCGACCCGCAACCCGCCCCGGCCTGA
- a CDS encoding universal stress protein has product MSTPRPSEHGPFERGTDGPRVILVGLDGSPTSMRAAAYAAGLARRQRARLVVVFVAEGGPAMAGLVPGAGAVVREANTEVGTRLREELMPLAHELGVEVDFRIQRGDPVGEITRTADEVLADAVLVGASEQAGHRVVGSVAVRLVRAGRWPVTVVP; this is encoded by the coding sequence GTGAGCACGCCCCGACCCTCCGAGCACGGGCCCTTCGAGCGGGGCACCGACGGCCCCCGGGTGATCCTGGTGGGGCTGGACGGGTCACCGACCTCCATGCGGGCCGCGGCCTACGCCGCCGGACTCGCCCGCCGGCAGCGGGCCCGGCTGGTCGTGGTCTTCGTGGCCGAGGGCGGACCGGCGATGGCCGGGCTGGTGCCCGGCGCGGGCGCCGTCGTCCGGGAGGCCAACACCGAGGTCGGCACCCGGCTGCGCGAGGAGCTGATGCCGCTGGCGCACGAGCTCGGGGTCGAGGTCGACTTCCGCATCCAGCGTGGCGACCCGGTCGGGGAGATCACCCGCACGGCCGACGAGGTCCTCGCCGACGCCGTGCTGGTGGGCGCCTCCGAGCAGGCCGGGCACCGGGTGGTCGGGTCGGTGGCGGTGCGGCTGGTGCGGGCCGGCCGCTGGCCGGTCACCGTCGTCCCCTAG
- a CDS encoding Rieske 2Fe-2S domain-containing protein yields MASSWTVRPRPGAAAPATGWYPVARSAQVGTTPLPVGAGGRAWVVLRLRPGAEVTALPPRCPHRLVPLVHATVVDGRLQCPYHGWQFTAEGRCAEIPSLGPAGTPPPRADLTGPWAVEERDGWVWLAPERTSTVRPPRSGGAVPTPEPVPALPTPAGPVLGNLDPSLEHAWHPVALAEELHEGGYVQVRLLGRNWTVHRRGGVLDADPPAWGVVERHGLVWIAPAEPRDAPLTVPEATDPRAVRAWLPTTRSGAPAGPLTDLLLDAAHVPVVHPGTAGAHEPVTEVTPQAGGSTSVVSTGPGRRTTAVHRAPFRLRLRTDELDTGAARTTLFLLQPEDDDSTRVFSCLFLTPPPGTTLTADEVAAEVAAASAVLAGDLELAAGLESTGLPLLPRDELHVPADAPGVALRRTLADFAAGPLRRSA; encoded by the coding sequence ATGGCCTCCTCCTGGACCGTGCGTCCCCGGCCCGGGGCCGCCGCGCCGGCCACCGGCTGGTACCCGGTGGCCCGCTCCGCGCAGGTCGGGACGACGCCGCTCCCGGTGGGCGCCGGCGGGCGGGCCTGGGTCGTCCTGCGGCTGCGGCCGGGGGCCGAGGTGACCGCCCTGCCACCCCGCTGCCCGCACCGCCTCGTGCCGCTGGTGCACGCGACGGTCGTCGACGGCCGGCTCCAGTGCCCGTACCACGGCTGGCAGTTCACCGCGGAGGGCCGCTGCGCCGAGATCCCCTCGCTCGGCCCGGCCGGCACCCCGCCGCCGCGCGCCGACCTCACCGGGCCCTGGGCGGTGGAGGAGCGCGACGGCTGGGTCTGGCTGGCCCCCGAGCGCACGTCCACCGTGCGGCCGCCGAGGTCCGGGGGCGCGGTGCCCACGCCGGAGCCGGTGCCGGCGTTGCCGACCCCGGCCGGGCCGGTCCTGGGCAACCTCGATCCGTCCCTGGAGCACGCCTGGCACCCGGTCGCGCTGGCCGAGGAGCTGCACGAGGGCGGGTACGTCCAGGTGCGGCTGCTCGGCCGGAACTGGACGGTGCACCGCCGCGGCGGCGTGCTGGACGCCGACCCGCCCGCCTGGGGCGTCGTCGAGCGGCACGGCCTGGTCTGGATCGCGCCGGCCGAGCCGCGGGACGCCCCGCTCACCGTGCCCGAGGCCACCGACCCGCGGGCGGTGCGCGCCTGGCTGCCCACCACCCGCAGCGGCGCGCCCGCCGGCCCGCTGACCGACCTCCTCCTCGACGCGGCGCACGTCCCCGTCGTCCACCCGGGCACCGCCGGCGCGCACGAGCCGGTCACCGAGGTGACGCCACAGGCGGGCGGGTCGACCAGCGTGGTGTCCACCGGCCCGGGGCGCCGCACCACCGCCGTCCACCGGGCGCCGTTCCGGCTGCGGCTGCGCACGGACGAGCTCGACACCGGCGCCGCCCGCACCACGCTGTTCCTCCTGCAGCCCGAGGACGACGACTCCACCCGGGTCTTCAGCTGCCTGTTCCTCACCCCGCCACCCGGGACGACGCTCACCGCCGACGAGGTCGCGGCCGAGGTGGCCGCGGCGAGCGCCGTCCTGGCCGGGGACCTGGAGCTGGCCGCCGGGCTGGAGAGCACCGGCCTGCCGCTGCTGCCCCGCGACGAGCTGCACGTGCCGGCGGACGCCCCCGGGGTCGCACTGCGCCGCACGCTCGCCGACTTCGCCGCCGGACCACTGCGCCGGTCGGCCTGA
- a CDS encoding DUF485 domain-containing protein — MTPPTERKLLTPQEYRAAQDSPEFAELRRRFRRFAVPMTVAFLAWYLLYVLLSTYAHDFMSTEVFGNVNLGLLLGLGQFVSTFAITTLYVRYSGRTTDPIADEMRERLEDRDFSAPRSGSKGATRA, encoded by the coding sequence GTGACCCCACCGACCGAACGCAAGCTCTTGACCCCGCAGGAGTACCGAGCCGCGCAGGACTCCCCGGAGTTCGCCGAGCTGCGCCGCCGGTTCCGTCGCTTCGCCGTCCCGATGACCGTGGCGTTCCTGGCCTGGTACCTGCTCTACGTGCTGCTCAGCACCTACGCGCACGACTTCATGTCCACCGAGGTGTTCGGCAACGTCAACCTCGGCCTGCTGCTGGGCCTGGGGCAGTTCGTGTCCACCTTCGCCATCACCACGCTCTACGTCCGGTACTCCGGCCGCACCACCGACCCGATCGCCGACGAGATGCGCGAGCGCCTCGAGGACCGCGACTTCTCCGCTCCGCGCAGCGGCAGCAAGGGAGCCACCCGTGCATGA